In the Arthrobacter sp. CDRTa11 genome, AGATTGAGTACCAGCACCTCAGGCAGCACCCGATCCGTACGGACGGGTGATCGCCTCGAGGAAATGCCCGTCAGGATCCGCGAAATAGACGCCACGGCCGCCGTCGTTGTGGTTGATTTGCTGCGGGCGGGACCGTCCCGGGTCCGCCCAGTAGGCGATGCCCTGGGCCTGGATCCTTCCGAAGATTCCGTCGAAGTCCTCCTCGCTGACCAGGAAGG is a window encoding:
- a CDS encoding VOC family protein — encoded protein: MTVTFNHTIVYATDKHRSAEFLASVLGLPEPQAVWSFMTVSLEHGVALDFATADRPIAPQHYAFLVSEEDFDGIFGRIQAQGIAYWADPGRSRPQQINHNDGGRGVYFADPDGHFLEAITRPYGSGAA